The genomic region CgatcaaattaatatttacattttaattaatgcaatcCAAAACCTGTATTTtaacactgaagaaaaaaaaaaaaaaaaagggttaataTGTACTAAAGCATGTGCTGTGGAATTAATGGTCTATTCGAGTCCCGTTGGGTTTTGTATTATAAACATACAGATACTGACACACACCattctgaaatgcaaaaaaaaaaacatcctgatCCAGACTCACAGAAGGAGACCTCAGTCAATCCCTGGGTTATTCTGAGAATGAAAGCACACTGAAACCGTTATGTCCACACAAAATCTCTCTcttgagcacacacacatacacagggAGCAATGTTTGGCAGTTTACAAGACTCACATTCACATGGAATATAATGTACGTTCTCTTCTAATCCAGAAAGTAGCGTTGAACGCAACTCGGGACAAAGGCATTGTATTACGCGtgtgtactttttatattaagtgtatGGATATTTTCACGACGTTCCCTAAAAGAATCACACTGCGGAAAAACacgcaaaaaaatataaaatatgcccGTTTATTCATCAATAGCTGTGCGATCGCAATCATTATCATTGGATGAAATTGAAAAATTGGTGAGCAcgtgtaatgctaaatttctcccaATCTGTtgtgatgaagaaataaataaaataaaaaaccccACCAAGAACAATCCAAATTCAAACACCATCTGATTAGCTGGATGAGATTCCTCTGTAAACTATAGGCTGCTCTCCCTCGCTTCCTGTCTGACAAAATAGCTTTAGTAAAAGAGGAACCTGAAAACAAAAGCACTAGGCATGATCTGCTCAAAATGTTCAAGCATCAAGTCTTTATTTTCCTACGCGCTGTTAACGCGGtcacaattacaataaatgttaaataagcgAGATATCGTTTGATAGTTTGCATTCTTCCTGTAGCTTTTTGCGAAAGTGAGTTTCTTGGCCGCTCATTATAGATAACTTTACCGTAGCCTAATAACGTCCTCCAGACTGCAAAGCTATTCTGAACTAAGTGTATGTCACCGTTGGGGAATTTCTATCTGCTGtgttttaaatagatttgtAAAAGGGAAGCAGCGAGTGAGATATCAGCACAGCACACCCAATAGATTTGGTACACTTTTCCTAGTCTTTTTCTAGCATTTTATATGGGTTTTGTAAAGTCTTTACACTCGGAATTAGccatttgtttttagaaaatctcCATATTTCTCTTCTTATGTTCTCGGATCACGCCCATGCACCGACCCGGGTAAGTTTCACTAAGCGGTGAAGTTTAGTTACCCGTTTCTTTTTGCACGTTTGAAACTAGAAATAGCCTACGTTAACAAAGttcaatttaaagaaatgtagcCTATGGTTATAGAAGTACGCGATTTAGACGTTGTCTGAGTTTTTTCCTTTATGATTATTTCCATTTCTCcgattgcatttttaaatcgtACAGTCGGTATTGCCGAATTGCATGAATTGTAGCCCATGCAGATTTTTCAGTTTCTTAATGAagcgcttttatttttttcctaagGGGCTCAGGGGCTGTCAACGAGGCAACTAGGTGATTAAAAGCACGCGAACCCGCTGGAGATAGAGATAGTCGCCGGGTGTGACGTGCGCGCGCGagttataaaatgtgtgttatcAAAGGGAGCTCACACCCTTATGGCTTTCCACGCCCGTACGACTATATTTCTAGAGCAGACTGAAAAGACTGAATTTTAAGGAATGACAGCTTGCCAAGAGACGCTGCTCACTGTCGTCTCTTGTTGATTCCATGGAAAAATTAGAGTCACGTGGGGTTTGGAGAAGAATGCCAGAAGTTTGAAGTTCTGGAGGAAGTATGCAACGTTATCAGACCAACCCAAGCTGGATTAAAGGCTCCTGTCAAGTTATGGAACCGGGCAAAATGCGTGGACTTTGGCTCAATGATGAAAGAATGTGGTAACATCAAACTAACAGCATTAACATTAAATCCTAAAATACTTGTTATATCAGAGTTTATAATTAGAGTTTACAGTAACAATTTGGGATTGCTAAtctattgtttttgttcttaaCGCATTCACTtccttttgataaaaaatagtAAGATAGTagatagtaatagtaatagtcaATTAGTATCTTTTAGTAAATAGAACAATTTATTTGGATAATCATGATATTCTTTAgtaattcttaaatattttgtgtgagttttaatattttaaggcACCTATTTCGATAGTCCAGTATTTGTAGTCTGTCTGCTGTATAATatcttttaacactttattttgatgggtccactgACTATGTGAAACTTTGCATGTATATGTCAGCTTATTctcctaaccctaaacctaccctaacagtcttcTCTGAGAGACATGcagtagttgcaaattaatgagactTAGTTGACATCTAGTTAAAAGTTACTCATAGACTATATGTattagaatgtctaaagtggattaTCTAAATAAAGCGTAATCTaatattttgtctatttttctgACCAAAGGTGATGCTGCTCATGCTGACCGAGCTCACGCTCATGTTCATTCAGAGGGGAGAGCCAATGCTGCTGGCCTCAAAGCATCGTAAAGGTTATGGCTGGACTTCCTGCAGGGCGTACTTACCATTAAGTTTATACAATACGTATTACATTCCTAACATGAGCTTTCATTTCTCCCTACAGAATGAGAAGATTGTGGCTCCGCCTCAAATTGAGAAATGTGATATGTATCGCTTTAACCCTGGCACTTCTTATATGTTGGTTCACAATCTCATTTTCAATAGTCAAAGAAGGAGAACAGGAAACAGGACTGTCTGAGAGCCTGCGGCTGACAGAACAATATGGCATTAATTGCACGGCGATATATGAAATGGAACCGGTGGAATTGGGCAAAACCTTAGTCATTCGCAAGGAAAAAAGCTACGTAGGGCAAACTGACAGAACTATTGTGAATGCCACCTATGACTGTGAATGGTTTGTTGGGTCACGGGGCTATGGTATGATGGAAGGCTCTGAGTTTGAGCGTCAATTTCCTCTTGCTTATTCTTTGGTCGTTCACCAGGACGCTGCTCTTGTGGAGAGGTTGCTCAGAGCCGTTTATATGCCTCATAACATATATTGCATACATTACGATCTGAAGTCCTCAGATGACTTTATTTCAGCGATGAAAGGTCTGGCCCGTTGCCTCCCCAACGTCTTCATTGCTTCAAAGCTGGAGAGGGTGCAGTACGCTGGCTTCTCGCGACTCAAAGCCGATCTTAATTGCCTGTCTGACCTCCTCCATTCTGAGGTCAAGTGGAAGTATGTCATAAACCTGTGCGGTCAGGACTTTCCACTGCAGACGAACGCTGAGCTGGTGTCGGATCTAAAAGAGCTGCAGGGCAGGAACATGGTGGAGAGCAAGAGGCCTGGAGGAAAGCAATGGCGCTGGACTTACCATCACTTAGTGAAAGATAATAATTCACAGTACTACGGCTCACCTGTCACCACTTCTGAGAAGAAATCTCCACCTCCTCACAACATAGCCATGTTTGTGGGCAGCGCGTACTTCACACTTTCAAGAGAATTTGTGGCTTTTGTTAACCAGAGTTCTGTAGCCAAGGATTTCTTGGCTTGGACTGAGGATACGTACTCACCTGATGAACACTTCTGGGCAACTCTGGTCCGTGTGTCTGGAGTACCAGGAGAAGTGCCGAGTTCTGACCCTGAGATCTCAGAACTAGCAAGTAAAACCCGTCTGGTGAAGTGGTCTTATCTAGAAAGTATTCATTACCCACCATGCACTGGAGTCCGTGTACgagctgtgtgtatttatggcGCCGCTGAGCTCAGGTGGCTCCTGAACTACGGACACTGGTTCGCTAATAAAGTGGATCCAAAAGTGGATCCCGTTCTTATGGAATGTTTAGAAGAGATGCTTTCAGAAAAACGCCTAAGGGCAAACctgctgtaatttttttattttattttactagaGAGACTATTGAATTGatcttaaaaaaacactgctgtTTTTAAGGGAAATCAATATTAAGTTGAGTAATTTATTTGGGgtttctggtaaaaaaaaaaaaaaaaaaaaaaaaaaagtatttttacttatgTGATTCAGCCAGCATGAGAGCAGTTCTTTGACAAGGATTTTTAGGGTTTATGCCAGTCCTCTTAACCTTTTAAGTACACTTGTTCTGTTGTGTATGAGACATAGAGTAACATAATATGagacaaaatgtgatttttttttacagcaaagtgaaaaaaaaaattctagttcaacaaaaatgtagtaaaaaggAAAGCAGCGCGCATTCGTTCAATGTTGTCGAAACATTAGTCTCTCTAAGCAAATGTTATAAAggaacagaaaacaacaaaaaacaaatcagttgaaaatgtactcaccctcgggCTATACAATATGCAAacaagtttgtttcttcatctaaTGGATTGGTGcttgaaagaaacaaaaccatCAAGGcgttttaacttataagagttTGTAGTCCATGATAATGCTTTATTCAGTGAAAAAATCCATCCACTGATGCTTTACTACATCAAAATCCACTGTCATATTTGTTTAGACCTGTTTTAGGCTGATTTGATTTTGtcatatttctctcctgtttCAGATGggatgactttttcactggagaaagctaCATTATGGATAGGGGACTTTGGAAAGTAGTATTTTAACTGGAAACAACAAtggatgtgtttattttaagcgTCCAGATTTTCTATTCACACTGTTATTTAGATCTTCATCAGCCGTTccctctcattctgacggcacccattcaataCAGGGGAGATCCATtggtaatgctacatttcttcaaatctgttctgaagaagaaaatgaactctcgggatggcttgagggtcagtacattttcaacaaattttaatttttgcatgaaaaaacaattacaatggCAGGAAGAAAATCTATATATTGCTAAAACTCAAATGGAGAAGGGCTTTATGTTGGTTCAGTGCAATGAATTGTCGATTGGTGGCAAGAGAGTGTcctgtaaaacatatttattctcaAGTCTCGAGAGATTCTGCGAGTGTTCACAGCCAGGACTCTGGTTGAAAATCTGAATTCACGTGTTGTGTGCTTTCTTTGCCACATTACAGACTTAAGCAATAATTCCCTCAGGATGAATTTGCATGCGTTCACTGGGTTGCTATTGGGCTAGATTCACAGAagcaataatgcaaataaagtaAACACAACCCCTAAAACTAGTCACAATTTGCATGTTGCAATTTCTCATCTTGCAAGCCGGTTTGCATCCGTGGATGTGGTATACATTGCTCTAATGCAATGTAGGCAcctaaaataaatagctttttgaTATTTAGAAAGTTTGCTTaacttttgttagtttttttcattgtgaaacTGTATTCGGGTTGGTTAGTGAGTAAGTTCCAGTAATGGCTGAAAAACCTGAAAAACCGCATAAAAGGACCCCTGAGCATGAAACCCGTTTTGTTCAAGAATTTCCTCTTgtagagtaaaaaaatacattctttattttcaataatgcatatttttgtacattttatacctatttttgcacacaaaatgaAGGGGTGAATATTAAAATTCCTGttgtttttaatctctttaATAATCGTCTGTGGTATACTGAtatattgaataatttaataacagaGGTATTAATTTCACATGGTCTTTTCTAATTTCATGGCTAATCACTTTCGCAGTGCCTTCATATGTGTGGCATATAtgcttttaattgtttattacatGCAAGGTCAATGTTTTAGAGTGGTGACTGAAGTGCAAGAACTGTTTCAGACACGCAGATATTCACTTAGTTGCATTTCATTCATCAGTACATTActgcatatttatattgtataaatatataaaaaaaaacatatagtaCAAAGAAGGCTGCtgatgtcactttttttttttggttgcatttttaaaatttcgaATTCTTCTGGAGTTTGCAGTTCCATTTTATGCTTTATGGTACAGGATGCCGATATGTTAAATGCACGTCTCATCAGTTTAAGTTTGCTCTGTTTTGTGAGAATGAATTGTTCAACTGTTAAGGCCTGAATGTTGGATCCTAATGACACTCACTGAAGAAGAAAGATGCTGCTTCAGTTTGATATGCCTCACAGTCAGATTGCACAGATTATTTAAAGCAGTAGGGTTGTATGAAGAATGATTCCAAATTTATGACCAATATATACAAATGAACATTAATCTTTTACCCTGTGAGTCAACCTGCCAATGTAGACATTTGCTTGCATGATTGCGTGCTGCAATGCAgtgtattattaaatgcaaaatcttTGGCAACATCAACAAAAGGTATGCACTGCAATTAGTCCCTTTTAAACATTGGTAGATGTTTGTTTTGCTATGCTCACCAGTTATGGTTGGTTGCACTGTATTATTTGCAGATAAGATTGTTTTTTGCCCGATGTCCTTGAATGTTCAACCCATTTTTGGGGTTTGTGACTCAGTAAACCATTACCATTCACATTCACATTGGTATTCTGcctatgtaaaatgtatttattgtctttCACCTTAGACTAGCTGGGAGTTCAGCAGCGACAGAAGGAACTAAATTTGTTTAAGAGGAAGTTTCAGAACACAAAACTTTCTCATTAATCTAAAAACAGCTGCCCCCATAATAGAGTGTGTAATTACACTAAGTGCACATGGGCCGCCTTGTTGGCGGAGTCTATTATACACTAACTCCACCCACCAAGGTGTGATTGGGTTCGTCAGCATTACACAATACAGTCACCTGTAAACAGCTTACGAATCTGCCCTTTTCAAATTTCAGATAatatcagaaaagcatttattttcaataaaaagaaggaaataatcaaaaggttgaaaataaagtttcaGGTAGGTGCAGGGAGGGCTTTAGTGTCTCAGTAAGTTGACATccatttaacaattaaaatgtacactgAGTAGGTTATTGcgtattgttttataatgtaccaGAATACCGAGGTGCAGCTAATTGCCAATATGGCCAATATTTGCAAAATTCTAGAATCTATagctatttacaataaaatagctGCTGTTTTCAGTTAGAGcaaatagaatccattgctgtttgcacttagtgtaagtAGTCTCTATTGCTAATGCATTATGACCCCTCTATTGCTATTATATTATGACGTAATATTGTGGCTAAACACCACCTCTGCAGAAAAAGATCGACGCCTGCTTCTACGTCGCTGCCTGCTTAGCCACGCCCACCGATTGCCACAAGGCAAGGtcctttgttcattttaattttactgtgGATTTGTTTGCAAGCAAGGCACAATTCGATGCAGGATTTAAGAaagatttaaacaaaaagacgATGATTTATGTGGTGAATGTATTGGAACTGAGAGAATTGTCGCAGCACACAGTGTAACTCTTTTTATTATGCTGTCAATATTGCTTTGCTTTATTACAGATTGTTGGATATGTGCtaagtatttatgcatttttaactcaaatcaCAGCGGCGTGAAGTACGTAGGCTGTCAAACATACACGGCTCGTAGCCAATCACAGAAGTGGGCGTTTACTTTTCGCCACGCCCATTCATATAGAGCTTTCAGAAGAGGGGTTTCAAAAGAAGACAGAAAATAGCATTtcctaaattacattttttctatgtctaattttattttgatagcatAAGGCTGGGCATTGAGTGCGCACAAAACGATCTTATAAGATCTTCAAAATGTGATAGACCGCAATcattataagattaaaaaaaaaagataatctTTAATACCAGCACGATAATAAGGACATTACCTAGGATTGGAAATTGGCCTATAAATGTATCTATACCCAGTTTAAGTGGACcacataaaacagtaaaaataaattgcagttcatgacccctttaatgtcGATTTggaaagtaatatatatatagcacaccCCTTCTTGATATTTTGAGGCGTTTGTGTCTgtgctgtaaagaaaaaaagacaaagtacCACTTACAACTAATTATTTAGTTACCAAGAGACATCGTCACCCAAAAAGTTACTGTCAAATCACAATCAAATCGACCAGCAAACACACCACACAATTCCTTCATACCGTCAAGCGGGTTTATCGTGTGTTATTCTACGCAGCGTGTTACGACGCACCTGTCTTCTACTTGAAAAAAGAAGTGGGCTCGGCCACATTCCGTGGAGTAAGGATGACTGCACTCGATCTCACCCGACCGAGTATAGTGTGAGAGCAGACGTGACGGGAAAGGAGTGCCCTTGTGCGTATCACAATGAACAGCCAAATCTCGCGCTGCCTTTAGTAAATACTGCAGGCATcctatcatttattatatatgacaATGATGCATTTTACCTTTACCTTTACCTCaatatttcttttacttttgttttagctatattttttgctttatgtaATTGCACGACGTTCGGGTTTGGTTCGTTCTTTGGGCCTGTGGGATGTCTAGGGAAGACGctgtcaaaaataaacaatcaaaagaaaaattCGCTTATTCTTTTGAATATCCATAAGGTCAGGAAGCGACACGAATGCTTTTCgtaaagacagaaaacaaaaatagcaacttTATTTGGCACCataataatatagcataatGTCATTTTGGCGGCATTTTGGAGAGCGTCGGCTGGACGCACGTAGTGCAAAAtcgttaaataaaaacattatttttgttttctaaaaagtattcttgtaacTTTATAAcgctgaaccactgatggcagactgAGTATTCTGACGATGCTTTTCTGAACCTTGACAAAATTTTCAGTCCTAAGCCtctcggttttcatccaaatttTCTTAAACTGTGTTCCGAGAATGAACGAGTTTTTTATCACTAGTCAAATATTCAAATGAGCATGGCAGCCACTATAcaaataatttcaaacaatCTTTGGTGGTAACTTGAGAGACAATACCTTCGTTTTATAACAGCAatttgtaatattgttaaagCAAATATCATACTTGTGCATATTAATAAAGGGGCTGTGAGATATTAGCAGAAATGGCTATAGTCTACACCAACGTAATGAGTTAATGacaattattttcatgacaGAGTACCTGTGTTTATGCTTCACATTTCCAttctttgaatgaaaaaaagaaagtgaaaacaTTGAGTGTACGTGCTGTTCTGTCTGGTACACACCTGGAGTCTTTTATGCTCGCACACTGAGCTGTTTGTTATGCTTGAATCACATTTGATGCCTCTTAGACTGTAGGAAAGCGGGTTTCACAAAGGTTGATATTCAGAAAGttgtactgtaatgtaataACATAGTGAGCTGAGCATGAATGGAAGCGACGTGGTTTTGGGCTTTTAACAATAAGGATATGGCACAACGCTGAATGGAAAGAAAATGGCACAAAAGAACAccccctcttttttttaaagcaatgttaTCTTTGATATCACAGGCTCACATTGCCTTTTAATCATGAAATCACATGAGAGAGTAGACATGtcagggctgtgtgtgtgtgtgtgtgtgtgtgtgtgtgtgtgtgtgtgtgtgtgtgtgtgtgtgtgtgtagactaCTACCGGACACTGGAGTAGGGCGAGGAGCTTCTTGAATAAACTAGTTGTATGTATAGTGTTTAGATActtgtattatataatttatagatATCTCCATTTCACCGAAAATGCCACTTGCGCCCTCCTGGCTCTCACCcctctatacatatatacaaaagcCTCTAAGTACGTCTGACATTTTACTTTCAAATTTGCATTGGATTTTGGTTACTTTATAGCgcatttgaagtgaaagtaTTTGATTAATGTATTCTAAGTTTGAAGCGCGTTCACTCAGTATCCTCATCTCGCTTTTGACCAGGATggcttttagaggcttttgcgTCTGAGTTCTTCCTATACATATATCCAGACTGTAGAGCTGATAGGGTAACAGCAAAAGGAAAGGATTCACAGAGCGCCTCAGTTTCGAACAGCAACCCAACTCTGACCTTCACGTTATTTAGGTGGGTAAATCCTGACACAATGTATACAATGTCTAGAGGGGATGTCATTAAAGTGTATTTAAGTAAAGTAATGCAGCATGCAATTTAAGAAATGATTCATAGCTCGTCATAACAGCCATTACCGGCCCGGgcgttttatatattaatttaaaagtaaagaaaaatccCGCATCATGCTGAAATCCTATACAAGGTTTTGGATTAAAGTTTATAGTTGAGGTATTTATCTCAGGTACGTGAATGTAGCCCGTGATTGTTGTTTATATTGGGATCAATGTGTTAGCCTACACCAATGATTTAGTTTTGCATTATTGGTTAAAAATGTTAGGCCTGCTCatcaaatttagtttattttgtattacagaTAGCTAGCTCAAGTAGCATTATGTATTCAGTTCAGATAAGTAGctactattaactattattatgtttatatgccTGCTAAAAACTTCTTGGGAATAACGCAATAGGAAGAAGCATgcaaaaatgtcagtttatgtGTATTAAATTGGTTCCAGTAATAGACTATGTCACATTAccattctttaaaatgaacattaaaaacactgtattaATAGTGAAAGCATAAAGAAAAAGCCAAAGTGCAAAACTCTGTTTACTGATTTTGCTGGATCATGTTTAGAGACTTGAAGAATTACTATTGCTAAATAGAGATATTCacgaaaaaaaaagccattattaatgctgtcaacTTCAAACAGCAACCCAACTTTACCATCTCATTATTTCCGTCAGGTTTTAATGCAGTATTGCCCCCTGGACAGTGGTCGTGCTACATGAGCAAGTTTACAGTGTACCAAAGTTTTCAgtgtatgtatttaatacaaACTATATGTGAGCAAGGCAAATTGTGAGGATTTCCATTCTCACTGATGACTGTAATGATGACCGCCCCATACTGTATAGAAAAGAATAGAGCAAGAGCTGTTTATCAATGCACTGTTGCATTAATCACAGCATAACCCCTGCAAAATAACTACAGATTTAAATAACTGCATtacgtaataaaaataaaaatatatacaatagaAAGTAGAAGAATTAAGCCAAGTGATCAAGTTGCCAATAACTTTTACTGGTGATTGatttaaaatcacagaaattTCATTTATGATGCATCATGTCATCAATGTGAATTATAAAGCATGCCAGGTGTTTTCCTCACGTCCTTTGCTTATCTGTTAAAAGTTGAATTGAATTAGAATTTGACCATTTAACTATTTCTGATGTCGACTTCATGAATATTGCAAACATCATGCGAAAATATTTGGTTGAGAATGCTCAAGCCATGTATGTCAAAATGTTTGTCCTTTTATGAACTTATAGAGCCTGAAGCTTATCTAGAGGAAACGTTTGGCACTGCAAAACAATAGAGCTCATATTTTAAGATAACAATCTAAATTTGGaacacatttttagattttttaatagCGGTTTTATAgcagtttttacaaataaaagtaggTCAGTGCAttctacattttcataaaatgaatgattCTGATAATAAACTTCTATAAACGTCtataaatgaacttttatacattagtttttttaatttttttatttgaatgtcatttttagCTCAAGAAGTAAGACTGAAAGTTTAAACACTTCTGACGTGTTTTTGTAGCGCACATTCCATGACAGTGACactggtattattattatattcatgaGAAGAGTTAAGCAGGAAAGACCTGATTGAAAATGCTGGCttaattgctttaaattaaaattgttcgTACTCAAGACAATACAATACTTAACCCCAGCTTAATTTTTAACAATGTGAAGAACATTTGTATTTGATGATTGACTTATATAGTACATTACATTCCTCTGACACTTCCTCTAGTAATAAATGACTGAGATTGGAACAGAAGTGGGGTGGGACAGCAGCCAATGGACAGAGATGGGATCCTGTAAAGCAGGTTTTGAATGACCTGTGCTTTTGTCTGTCACTGTGACATAAGTACTGTCGGTCTTTTGGAAAGCTGTCTAAATTCAGTTGTGTCTGGTGAGCTGAGCGTACTATTTAAGGAAAGGTGTAGCAAGTTTGTTTTTGAGGCAgttgtttacatgtttacaagaaaaaaagtttcGGAGTGGAATATTACGGTTTAGGATTATACGGTAAGTATTAATACGTTTATTTTTGTCAGATAATAAATTATGACGTTTAAGTTTAAGCATGACAGTAACGGTTATTTTAAAGgactaatcattttaatcatgatATTAAAAGTCTGAGAGActttgaatttctttaaaacattcaagAGAGACACCACTACACCACCATGATCGTGTTGATCTGATACAGGGTCGGGATTTTTGTTGGCGGAGCAAATATAGACAAAATGACTGGGAATACATATATGTAAGATGTTTTTTCATTGGTTGTTTCGTGAACGCAACAACACTCTAGGATATGCTGTTTTGTAGGTTGAACTTTTTCGAAATGTATAACAAGAGCCTTTCTTTCTCCCCACAGAATGAAAAACTTGCGGCTCCACCTCAAACcgaaaaacatcttttttccttttttgggaCTGGCACTacttatatgttgttttttcgCATGTTTGACTGTAAATGAAAGAGGAAGGCAGAAAACCAGAGTGTTTGAGAGGCCGCTTCTGACAGCGCGATATGAAATTAATTGCACGGCGATATATGAAATGGAGCCGGTGGAATTGGGCAAAACTTTAGCCATTCGCAAGGAAAAAAGCTATACAGGGCCAGTCGATGAGGCTGTTGTGAATTCCACCTCTAACTGTGATCAGTTTGTGTCACAAGGCTATGGTATGATGGAAGGCTCTGAGTTTGAGCGTCAATTTCCTCTTGCTTATTCTTTGGTCGTTCACCAGGACGCTGCTCTTGTGGAGAGGTTGCTCAGAGCCGTTTATATGCCTCATAACATATATTGCATACATTACGATCTGAAGTCCTCAGATGACTTTATTTCAGCGATGAAAGGTCTGGCCCGTTGCCTCCCCAACGTCTTCATTGCTTCAAAGCTGGAGAGGGTGCAGTACGCCGGCTTCTCGCGACTCAAAGCCGATCTTAATTGCCTGTCTGACCTCCTCCATTCTGAGGTCAAGTGGAAGTATGTCATAAACCTGTGCGGTCAGGACTTTCCACTGCGGACGAACGCTGAGCTGGTGTCGGATCTAAAAGAGCTGCAGGGCAGGAACATGGTGGAGAGCAAGTGGCCTGGAGGAAAGCAATGGCGCTGGACTTACCATCACTTAGTGAAAGATAATAATTCACAGTACTACGGCTCACCTGTCACCACTTCTGAGAAGAAATCTCCACCTCCTCACAACATAGCCATGTTTGTGGGCAGCGCGTACTTCACACTTTCAAGAGAATTTGTGGCTTTTGTTAACCAGAGTTCTGTAGCCAAGGATTTCTTGGCTTGGACTGAGGATACGTACTCACCTGATGAACACTTCTGGGCAACTCTGGTCCGTGTGTCTGGAGTACCAGGAGAAGTGCCGAGTTCTGACCCTGAGATCTCAGAACTAGCAAGTAAAACCCGTCTGGTGAAGTGGTGGTCTTTAGAAGAAAGACTTTACCCACCATG from Puntigrus tetrazona isolate hp1 chromosome 21, ASM1883169v1, whole genome shotgun sequence harbors:
- the gcnt4b.2 gene encoding beta-1,3-galactosyl-O-glycosyl-glycoprotein beta-1,6-N-acetylglucosaminyltransferase 4 is translated as MRRLWLRLKLRNVICIALTLALLICWFTISFSIVKEGEQETGLSESLRLTEQYGINCTAIYEMEPVELGKTLVIRKEKSYVGQTDRTIVNATYDCEWFVGSRGYGMMEGSEFERQFPLAYSLVVHQDAALVERLLRAVYMPHNIYCIHYDLKSSDDFISAMKGLARCLPNVFIASKLERVQYAGFSRLKADLNCLSDLLHSEVKWKYVINLCGQDFPLQTNAELVSDLKELQGRNMVESKRPGGKQWRWTYHHLVKDNNSQYYGSPVTTSEKKSPPPHNIAMFVGSAYFTLSREFVAFVNQSSVAKDFLAWTEDTYSPDEHFWATLVRVSGVPGEVPSSDPEISELASKTRLVKWSYLESIHYPPCTGVRVRAVCIYGAAELRWLLNYGHWFANKVDPKVDPVLMECLEEMLSEKRLRANLL
- the LOC122326157 gene encoding beta-1,3-galactosyl-O-glycosyl-glycoprotein beta-1,6-N-acetylglucosaminyltransferase 4-like isoform X1, which produces MTGNTYIMKNLRLHLKPKNIFFPFLGLALLICCFFACLTVNERGRQKTRVFERPLLTARYEINCTAIYEMEPVELGKTLAIRKEKSYTGPVDEAVVNSTSNCDQFVSQGYGMMEGSEFERQFPLAYSLVVHQDAALVERLLRAVYMPHNIYCIHYDLKSSDDFISAMKGLARCLPNVFIASKLERVQYAGFSRLKADLNCLSDLLHSEVKWKYVINLCGQDFPLRTNAELVSDLKELQGRNMVESKWPGGKQWRWTYHHLVKDNNSQYYGSPVTTSEKKSPPPHNIAMFVGSAYFTLSREFVAFVNQSSVAKDFLAWTEDTYSPDEHFWATLVRVSGVPGEVPSSDPEISELASKTRLVKWWSLEERLYPPCTGVHVREVCIYGAAELRWLLNYGHWFANKVDPKVDPVLMECLEEILSEKRRETMHSHFGDH
- the LOC122326157 gene encoding beta-1,3-galactosyl-O-glycosyl-glycoprotein beta-1,6-N-acetylglucosaminyltransferase 4-like isoform X2; translated protein: MKNLRLHLKPKNIFFPFLGLALLICCFFACLTVNERGRQKTRVFERPLLTARYEINCTAIYEMEPVELGKTLAIRKEKSYTGPVDEAVVNSTSNCDQFVSQGYGMMEGSEFERQFPLAYSLVVHQDAALVERLLRAVYMPHNIYCIHYDLKSSDDFISAMKGLARCLPNVFIASKLERVQYAGFSRLKADLNCLSDLLHSEVKWKYVINLCGQDFPLRTNAELVSDLKELQGRNMVESKWPGGKQWRWTYHHLVKDNNSQYYGSPVTTSEKKSPPPHNIAMFVGSAYFTLSREFVAFVNQSSVAKDFLAWTEDTYSPDEHFWATLVRVSGVPGEVPSSDPEISELASKTRLVKWWSLEERLYPPCTGVHVREVCIYGAAELRWLLNYGHWFANKVDPKVDPVLMECLEEILSEKRRETMHSHFGDH